Proteins encoded within one genomic window of Ptiloglossa arizonensis isolate GNS036 chromosome 3, iyPtiAriz1_principal, whole genome shotgun sequence:
- the LOC143144887 gene encoding putative ribosome-binding factor A, mitochondrial: protein MYSYNAMIISTIFARTQICRHIFTSSINSNIVRQTKMLKKLLYNKQSKSEFKEPFMFNKVLKKGPSNHTTRRMNVLNQIFMEHITDFMSTCELDHTLLRKSIEITDVKVTQDFKLINVFWIDYSTDQSDTEEILGRCAFQLRHELSQLRVIGIVPPIQFVKCKNKNMQQEVEKRLAIADYGEDYVPSIYTSAKNYVFTSKTLDSPDDDTFHITLPVMKHNIFGLDHSTIMSKIKAGVKQKHFKSEQTKNCLNVTPVKFEIDNSKCLTAEEQEKLFSKFLTFQKKQQKHKYKMKRCDTTNFDFSEEDASDSDTEYFHNSNTTNFDFNEEGASDSDTEYFDNEDDT from the exons ATGTATTCTTATAATGCAATGATAATTTCAACTATATTTGCAAGGACTCAAATTTGTAGACATATATTCACCAGTAGCATAAATAGCAATATTGTAAGGCAaacaaaaatgttgaaaaaattaCTCTATAATAAACAATCAAAAAG TGAGTTTAAAGAACCCTTTATGTTTAATAAAGTTCTAAAAAAAGGACCTTCTAATCATACAACTCGAAGAATGAAtgttttaaatcaaatttttatgGAACATATCACAGATTTCATGTCAACGTGTGAACTTGATCATACCCTTCTACGCAAAAGTATAGAAATTACAGATGTGAAAGTAACTCAGgatttcaaattaattaatgTATTTTGGATAGATTACAGTACTGATCAATCTGATACAGAAGAAATATTAGGTAGATGTGCATTCCAATTAAGACACGAGTTAAGTCAACTTCGTGTCATAGGCATTGTACCTCCTATTCAGTTTGtgaaatgcaaaaataaaaatatgcaaCAGGAGGTAGAAAAAAGATTAGCAATTGCAGATTATGGAGAAGATTATGTACCTAGTATATATACATCAGCTAAAAATTATGTTTTTACATCAAAAACCTTAGATAGTCCAGATGATGACACCTTCCATATAACTTTACCAGTAATGAAGCACAATATATTTGGATTAGATCATTCCACAATAATGTCAAAG ATCAAAGCTGGAGTAAAACAAAAGCATTTTAAATCGGAGCAAACAAAAAATTGTCTAAATGTGACTCCTGTCAAATTTGAAATAGATAATTCAAAATGCTTGACTGCAGAAGAACAAGAAaaacttttttccaaatttctaacTTTTCAAAAAAAACAACAGAAACACAAGTATAAAATGAAACGTTGcgatacaacaaattttgattttagcGAAGAGGATGCAAGTGACAGTGATACAGAATATTTTCATAACagcaatacaacaaattttgattttaatgaaGAGGGTGCAAGTGACAGTGATACAGAATATTTTGATAATGAAGatgatacataa